In Methanosarcina siciliae T4/M, one genomic interval encodes:
- a CDS encoding ABC transporter permease, with product MLIPRLPIGDTVEFAVDWIENNFGPLLDLTSDKLDFLISGLKDALLFLPPELFILGIALIAYFAGKRNLKLAIGTAFGFFLIDNMGLWTLSMETLSLVLSSAFFALLIGVPVGIISAKNDILGHIVKPLLDFMQTMPSFVYLIPAIIFFKLGNVPGMIATVVFAMPPAIRLTNLGIRQVPKELTEVADAFGSTGWQKLSKVELPVALPTIMAGINQCIMLSLSMVVIAAMIGARGLGYQVLYGIQRLDIGMGFEAGLAIVIIAIFLDRITQNLSPK from the coding sequence ATGCTGATTCCCCGTCTCCCGATCGGTGACACGGTTGAATTTGCTGTGGACTGGATCGAAAATAATTTTGGCCCGCTTCTTGATCTCACAAGCGATAAGCTTGACTTCCTGATATCGGGCTTAAAAGATGCCCTGCTTTTCCTGCCTCCCGAACTTTTCATTCTCGGAATTGCCCTGATCGCCTACTTTGCAGGGAAGCGAAACCTCAAGCTTGCAATCGGGACTGCTTTCGGCTTTTTCCTTATTGATAATATGGGGCTCTGGACACTTTCGATGGAGACGCTCTCCCTTGTGCTTTCTTCCGCTTTCTTTGCCTTGCTTATAGGGGTTCCCGTGGGGATCATCTCTGCAAAAAACGACATTCTTGGCCACATTGTAAAACCCTTACTAGACTTCATGCAGACAATGCCGTCTTTTGTGTACCTGATCCCTGCAATTATTTTTTTCAAACTTGGGAATGTTCCGGGTATGATCGCAACTGTTGTTTTTGCAATGCCCCCTGCAATCAGGCTCACAAACCTCGGGATCAGGCAGGTTCCAAAAGAGCTTACCGAGGTTGCAGATGCCTTTGGCTCCACGGGCTGGCAGAAACTTTCCAAGGTTGAACTGCCTGTGGCACTCCCGACCATTATGGCCGGGATCAATCAGTGCATTATGCTCTCCCTTTCCATGGTCGTCATTGCAGCCATGATAGGAGCACGGGGTCTCGGGTACCAGGTCCTTTACGGAATCCAGAGATTGGATATCGGCATGGGCTTTGAAGCAGGACTCGCGATTGTTATAATTGCGATCTTCCTTGACCGGATTACTCAGAACCTTAGTCCCAAATAA